In Oscillatoria acuminata PCC 6304, a single window of DNA contains:
- a CDS encoding tetratricopeptide repeat protein, with amino-acid sequence MQPMFKWLGIVTAIGISGISMPLPGLAIPDDPTGGMDSGQVTTSPDILEPLQPPVTPRATPQTPPQTPASTPRATPESSPAPATPRVQQEPVQPRPAPQATSEVETLLSRGQFLLSSKQYEDALRTYDSALELNSNNADAWIGRGMVLEQLARYDDAIAAIDRATEINPNYSLAWLSRGMVLKQAERFEDALTAFDRALDGNGQWGDNRAADAALNRGSVLWQLDRRDDALASFDRALELDPQFALAWYNKATALLILGELEAAVSAYDSAINSNGQWGLSTGPASAWYNRGLALEQLERYEDAIASYDQALRITPNHTKARQQLARLRQQAQ; translated from the coding sequence ATGCAGCCAATGTTTAAATGGCTTGGTATTGTTACAGCAATCGGGATATCGGGGATATCAATGCCCTTACCCGGATTGGCGATACCAGATGATCCCACAGGGGGCATGGATTCTGGACAGGTGACCACTTCTCCAGATATCCTAGAACCGCTACAGCCTCCGGTTACCCCTAGGGCAACTCCCCAGACACCGCCTCAAACCCCTGCATCAACCCCGAGGGCGACTCCCGAAAGCAGCCCAGCACCGGCAACCCCTAGAGTGCAGCAAGAACCCGTGCAGCCCAGACCTGCACCCCAGGCGACGAGTGAGGTGGAGACATTACTCTCCCGGGGTCAATTTTTGTTGTCTTCCAAGCAATATGAAGATGCGCTCAGAACTTATGACAGTGCCCTGGAGTTAAATTCTAATAATGCGGATGCCTGGATTGGTCGAGGCATGGTGTTAGAGCAGTTGGCGCGTTACGATGATGCGATCGCGGCGATTGACCGGGCGACGGAAATTAATCCGAATTATTCTCTGGCATGGCTCAGTCGGGGGATGGTCCTCAAACAGGCGGAACGCTTTGAGGATGCCTTAACGGCGTTCGATCGCGCTTTGGATGGGAATGGACAGTGGGGAGATAACCGAGCCGCAGATGCAGCCCTGAACCGGGGTTCGGTCCTCTGGCAACTCGATCGCCGGGATGATGCCCTCGCTTCTTTTGACCGGGCGCTTGAACTGGATCCTCAGTTTGCCTTGGCTTGGTATAACAAAGCTACTGCACTCCTGATCCTCGGTGAATTGGAAGCAGCGGTTAGCGCTTATGATAGCGCCATTAACAGTAACGGCCAGTGGGGTTTATCCACGGGTCCGGCCAGTGCCTGGTACAATCGCGGTTTGGCCTTAGAGCAGTTGGAGCGTTACGAGGATGCGATCGCCTCTTATGACCAAGCGCTGCGAATTACTCCGAACCATACGAAAGCTAGACAGCAACTAGCTCGATTGCGTCAGCAGGCGCAGTAA